In Leptospira licerasiae serovar Varillal str. VAR 010, the following are encoded in one genomic region:
- a CDS encoding type II toxin-antitoxin system HigB family toxin: MHIISWKKISDFVTKHPNSGPSLKGWFKVVHNTDFKDFNELRKVFKSADQVGKFTVFNISGNNFRLISAIHYNRKKVFIRYVLTHSEYDKGKWKEE, translated from the coding sequence GTGCATATTATTAGCTGGAAGAAGATTTCTGATTTTGTAACTAAACATCCTAATTCAGGGCCTTCTCTTAAAGGCTGGTTTAAAGTAGTTCATAATACAGATTTTAAAGATTTCAATGAATTAAGAAAAGTATTTAAAAGCGCTGATCAGGTTGGTAAATTTACAGTCTTCAATATTAGCGGGAATAATTTTAGATTAATTTCTGCCATTCATTATAATAGAAAGAAAGTCTTTATTCGATATGTTTTAACACATTCAGAATATGATAAAGGGAAATGGAAGGAGGAGTAG
- a CDS encoding helix-turn-helix domain-containing protein yields the protein MILELERVRNVWPEVKDLLSVPHSDKQYKRLLKALDELIDEVGNSEKHPLAPLMETVGNLVEEYEKDNFASIDADPVEVLKYLMEENGFTQKDMVELGSQGVVSEILNGKRELNIRQIKALGKKFKVSPAVFI from the coding sequence ATGATTCTTGAATTAGAGCGAGTAAGAAATGTTTGGCCAGAAGTAAAAGATCTCTTATCTGTTCCTCATTCTGATAAACAATACAAAAGACTTTTAAAAGCTCTTGATGAATTGATAGATGAGGTTGGTAACAGCGAAAAACATCCATTGGCCCCTTTAATGGAAACTGTGGGAAATCTCGTTGAAGAATATGAGAAAGACAACTTTGCATCAATTGATGCAGATCCCGTTGAGGTATTGAAATATCTTATGGAAGAGAATGGATTTACTCAAAAGGACATGGTAGAACTGGGCAGTCAGGGAGTTGTTTCCGAGATTCTAAATGGTAAGAGAGAATTGAATATTCGCCAAATCAAAGCATTAGGAAAGAAATTCAAAGTTTCTCCAGCAGTCTTTATCTGA
- the vapB gene encoding type II toxin-antitoxin system antitoxin VapB, with protein sequence MQTAKLFINGRSQAVRLPKEFQFKGDDVFIQKVGEAVILVPKNKAWNVFLDGLNGFSEGFLKEGRETLSESERESL encoded by the coding sequence ATGCAAACTGCGAAATTATTCATAAACGGAAGAAGTCAGGCCGTAAGATTGCCGAAGGAATTCCAATTCAAGGGTGATGATGTTTTCATCCAGAAGGTTGGAGAAGCAGTTATATTAGTGCCTAAGAATAAGGCATGGAATGTTTTTCTTGATGGATTAAATGGTTTTAGTGAAGGTTTCTTGAAAGAGGGAAGGGAAACTCTTTCTGAATCAGAAAGAGAAAGCCTTTAA
- the vapC gene encoding type II toxin-antitoxin system tRNA(fMet)-specific endonuclease VapC, translating to MYLLDTNICIFLIKKKNQKLLDKLKKNLNKGLFISSLTLAELEFGIENSEYKEKNRVSLIEFLSIFDILPFDQSDAQFFGIIRSDLKKSGNLIGSIDTLLAAQALSRDLVFVTNNTKEFNRVKNLKIEDWSL from the coding sequence ATGTATCTACTTGATACTAATATTTGTATTTTCCTAATTAAAAAGAAAAATCAAAAGCTATTAGATAAATTAAAGAAAAATCTGAATAAAGGTTTATTCATTTCATCTCTGACACTTGCAGAGTTAGAGTTTGGTATTGAAAATAGTGAATATAAAGAGAAGAATAGAGTTTCATTAATTGAATTTCTATCCATCTTTGATATTCTTCCATTCGATCAATCGGATGCGCAATTTTTTGGCATTATTCGATCAGATTTAAAGAAGTCTGGAAATTTAATCGGATCCATTGACACTTTATTGGCAGCTCAAGCATTATCGCGGGACTTGGTATTTGTAACGAACAATACTAAAGAATTCAATAGAGTAAAGAATCTTAAAATAGAAGATTGGTCTTTATAA